TTTCTGCATCTGTCATAGTATCCCCCACAGCAATATCAGTCAAACTTTTTAATCCCAAAGAAACAATCCCAATTTCTCCACAAGAAAGCTTAGGTGTCTTTTTTTGTTGGATTGGATGAGGATACATAAGACTTAAAACTTCATGTGTTTTTTGGGTATTCATCATTGTGATTTTTTGCCCCACTTCAATACTTCCATCAATCACCCTAACAAGCGATAAAGCACCCAGATAATTATCAAACCACGAATCATAAATCAATGCTTTTGTCGGAGCTTGAGGATTACCGCTAGGTGCTGGGATTTTTTGAACAATTGCCTCAAGAAGAGATTGGATTCCAATTCCACTTTTTGCACTCACCTCCAAGGCTTCAGAGCAATCAAGTCCAATTGTATTTTCAATATCATCTTTGACACTTTGAGGATCGCTTGCAGGCAAGTCAATCTTATTAAGAACTGGCAAAATTTCAAGATTGTTTTCTAGTGCAATATAGACATTCGCAATCGTTTGAGCCTCTACTCCCTGTGTACTATCCACCACAAGCAATGCACCCTCACAACTACTAAGACTACGACTCACCTCATAGCTAAAATCAACATGCCCTGGAGTATCAATCAAATTGAGGATATATTGCTCTCCTTGAAAGGTGTAGTTCAACCTCACAGATTGCGCTTTGATAGTGATCCCCCGCTCTTTCTCAATATCCATCGTATCCATTACTTGAGAGGTCATTTCACGATCGCTAATTGCCCCACATTCCTGAATCAATCGATCTGCTAAAGTGCTTTTGCCATGATCAATGTGAGCAATAATTGAAAAATTTCTAATATTTTGCATGATCAAAAATCCCTATAAAAAATAAGGGAAATTTTACAATACTTAAAAAGCTTTTATCCTCCCCCTCCCCCTATTTTAATTATCTTGACGAAAACCAAAAGTGATCCCATAAGTCTCATTTCTAAGATCAAACAAAGGATCTTGTGGAGCACCTACACCTTGTGGAAGTTCTGAGGGGAAATACACCGCCCCATCACATTGCTTTTCTTGATATCCATCAACCCTCAAAGTTCCAACAAGCACTTCGCGATGCTTCCCACTCCATAAAGCTGTCGTATCATTCACAGAATCCCCCTCATTGGCATACACAAGATACATTTGATAAACGATAGGAGCTTTTTTAATCCTCACCTTAAAATCTTCTTCTAAAAATGCATTTTTAACTTTTTTGAGTTCCTCTTCTGAGAAATACTTCACCCCTTCAGTAGGCACAAACTTCCATCGTGCTGGAATCATTTTTCCACTTTCTTTATCTTTGAAATAAAAAGTGTGGATACTAAAATAAGCCGTATGAGCAACACTTGGCGTAACCCCCATCATCGCTGTATATTCTGCAAACTTACGATAAGAATCAACTTCTTGCATCAAGCGCTTGATTTTTTCTTGATCCACTTTTCCATTGACAGGCAATCTCATCTCAAAAAACTGACCAAATTCCTCTGGAGTGCGAGCAAAATTGATCTCTGTTCCAAGCATCACCATTGTCCAAACTTCATCTTTGCCCTGCAATTTAAGCGCAAGTCCTCTTGTTTTGCTTTTATCACTCATCATCGCCCCACCAAGAGAGTAGCGAAGCTCTGCGGATAGCTCTCCCTCTACAAGCATCGGCACATCAACTAAAGAAGCAATATTTTTCTCTGGGATAAAACTCCCACTTGCACAAAATCCCTTAGCATGATTAACCTTTTGCTTGGGTTTTTGAGGATCGCCATTGAGTTGTTTGAAAATTTCTGCAATCCGTTGTGCGTCATAGACTTCATTTGCATATCCTAAGCCTACTGCGCACAAAAAAGCTACGATAGCAATCCTTAAACTTTTTTTCATTTTGTCTCCTTTAAAAAACTAAAGGATAAAAAATTACCTATTAAAAATATATCTTCAGACAACAGAGTTCGTCTTCTAGGCTTTTACTTCATCAATGACACAAATATAAAATTATCGCAATCTCCTATAAGCCTCACATCCAAGGTTATATCCATAGTTACAAGATTTCAAATATAAATCAAGAGCCTTTTTAGAATCATATGGAACATCTCCCCTCCCAAATTCATACATATATCCCATGCTATAGCAAGCTCCTCCATTTTTTTTCAAACACCCCGCTTCAAAAGCATCAAAAGCACTTTCATAGTCCTGCTTGACAACTTTTCCTTCAAAAAAATACATTCCCACCTTCCAACACCACGCTCCATCTTCAGCATAACATCGCAATTGAGCATCTTTAAGCTCAAGCTCCTGAGGAGTCAATGGCTTTGGCGGCTCAATCTTCTCTTCCACAATATTTCCATCCTCATCAATAATCTTGCGTGGTTTTTTGGGTGTAGGTGGTGGAGGAGTCTTGGCAGTGATAGGAGGAAGAAGCTGATATTTGGGGACAGGTTTTCCATGTGTGCTTGTAATATGGGATTTTTTCTTTTTCTTTTCAAGATAGGGATTATTTTTGGCAAATTCTGAATTTTTATTGCTTGGCAAGTAAGGATTGGCAGATTCTAAAGCGATTGCAAACGCCATCAATAAAAACCATAGCTTATATACTTTTTTCATTTTACAAGACCTATTTCTTTGGCCAAAAATTGACCCGTATAACTTCCACTCTTAGAAGCATTTTTTGCGATATGCTCAACACTTCCACAATCCAACACCTTCCCTCCCTTATCTCCCCCCTCAGGACCAATATCAATAATATAATCAGCATTTTTGATCATATCCAAGTTGTGTTCAATCACAACTGCAGAATTCCCCAAAGACACAAGATGATGCAAAACTTTTGTCAAACGATCTACATCTGCAAAATGAAGTCCAGTTGTTGGCTCATCTAGAATATAAAGTGTTTTACCCGTATCTTTGCGACTTAGCTCTTTGGCAAGCTTGATACGTTGAGCTTCCCCTCCACTTAAAGTCGTTGCATTTTGCCCCAAAGTGATATATCCAAGTCCCACATCTTGAAGAGTTTGAAGTTTTTGAGCAATTTTTGGGACTTTTGAGAAAAATACCAACGCATCATCTACACTCATATCTAATACCTGCGCGATTGATTTATCCCTATATCGAATCTCTAGAGTTTGTGCATTGTAACGCGTCCCTTGACAACTATCACATTTCACCATTACATCAGGCAAAAAGTGCATCTCAATCTTGATCTCTCCCTCCCCTTGACATTTCTCGCATCTTCCACCCTTAACATTAAAGCTGAAGCGCCCAACATTATAGCCCCTCACCTTTGCCTCTTTGACTTCAGCAAAAAGCGCTCTAATATCATCCATAACCCCTGTATAAGTCGCGGGATTACTTCGAGGAGTTCGACCAATAGGGCTTTGATCAAGATAAATGACCTTATCTAAATGCTCCAAGCCTTTAATACTTACTCCATCACACTTTTGAATCTTCTTGCTATGATTGAGCAATTCTTGCGCCACAGGAAGGAGCGTTTGCAAGATCAATGAACTCTTCCCGCTTCCACTAACTCCTGTTACACACACAAAATTAGAAAGAGGAATTTGGACACTTAAATCTTTAATATTATTGATATTAACACCACAAATTTCTAAGAATTTTTCTTGCTTACGCTGATGCGGATAAGCAATCTGTTTTTTGCCATTGAGATATTTAGCAGTGAGAGTGTTTTGCTTCAAAAGTTCCTCAACACTTCCTGCAAATACCACCTCTCCACCATTAACCCCCGCCCCTGGTCCAATATCTACAACAAAATCTGCTTGCAAAATCGTCTCTTTATCATGCTCTACAACAATAACCGTGTTTCCTTTTTCTTGCAGATTCCTCAAGGTGCGGATGAGTTTCAGAGTATCTCTTTCGTGCAATCCAATACTTGGCTCATCAAGGACATACATCACCCCTGTCAAACCACTTCCAATTTGTGAAGCAATCCGAATCCTCTGGCTTTCTCCCCCGCTAATTGTGCGTGCATCTCTCCCCAATGTCAAATACCCAAGCCCCACATCATAAAGAAAGAATAATCTCTCGCGAATTTCTTTTAAAATCGGAGTAGCAATCATTGTCTCTTGAGATGAAAGATAGGCAAAATGATCTTCATTGACAAAAAACTCATAACACTCCTGCAAGGGCATACTCAAGACTTCTGAGATTCTCTTTCCTGCAACTTGCACACTAAGAGATTGAGGTTTGAGGCGATAACCATGACAAGAAGGGCAAGATTTTTCACTCATAAAATCTGCCAAATCTTTTTCATCTTTGAGCATATCATAGGCAATTTTTAAGATTCCATTCCAAGGACGCGAAAGAGCGCTTCCCCTCCATTGAAATTCCACTTCTTGAGAGTTTCCATACAAAAGAGCATCTTGTTGACTCTTAGAGAGTTCATCAAAGGTTTGAGAAAGCTTAATTTTTTGTTTTGCACAAAATGCCTCAAACAAATGGCTGTAATAACTGCGATTAAAGCCAAAAATAAATTTGATCCCGCCCTCCCCTAAAGGCATTGAACGATTAAGAATCTTTTTGAGATCTAGACTATATTTCATCCCAAGTCCCCCACAATCCTCACACGCTCCCTTGGGAGAATTAAACGAAAAAGCAAGTGGCTCAAGAGGCTCAAAACTTACCTTACAATCAAAGCAAGCAAAATGCTCAGAAAAATGCAGATTCTTTGCCCCCTCATCCCCTTGAATCTCTATTTCCACCTCTCCAAAAGATTCCCTAAGAGCCTTTTCCACACCTTGGGCAATTCGCGTATGATTTTCTTCATTTAAAACAACACGATCAATTACAGCTTTAATTGTATGTTTTTTGGTTTTGCTTAGAGAAATCTCCTCATCAAGGCGCACAATGACCCCATCAATAAAGGCACGGATAATTCCTTTTTGCCTCAAAGCCTCAAGCTTATCTGCAAAAGTTCCTTTTTTATCCTTGATCAAAGGAGCAAAAATAATCAGTTTTGAATCTTTGGGTAAATCCAACACTTGAGAAATAATATCTGTTTGTGTCATATGCGAAATGGGCTTTCCACACAAATGGCAGTGTTGATTCCCTATCCTTGCATACAAAAGTCGCAAATAATCATAAATCTCTGTAATAGTTCCAACTGTTGAGCGTGGGTTTTTGGATGTCGTTTTCTGATCAATAGCAATCGCGGGCGTAAGCCCCTCAATCTTATCCACATTGGGCTTGCCTACCTTGTCTAAAAACTGCCTAGCATAACTTGAAAGGGATTCAATATAGCGTCTTTGTCCTTCTGCATATAAGGTATCAAAGGCAAGAGTGCTTTTCCCACTTCCGCTCAATCCAGTAAAAACGACGAGTTTATTTTTTGGAATCTCTAATTGAATGTTTTTTAAATTATTTTCTTTAGCTCCAAAAATCTTAATTGTTTCTTTCATATCTCAACTCCAAAATCATTCAAATTCACTTCACACTCTGCAATTTTCTTCACTTCCCCCTCAAAAGAAATCACTTTCCCCTCAATATAAAACTTCAGCACTTCTTTAGATGGTGGAATCATCAAAAAATCCTGATCTTGCCCATGAAAATAATGCAAGAGGGCAACAAGTGAGGCCATCCCTGTCCCGCAAGCAAGAGTGATTCCCTCTACTCCCCGCTCATAAGTTTTAATAACAAAAGTTTCATTTTCACAAAATGCGATATTGACATTTGCATCATATTGCTTTCGTAACACCCTCATATCTTCCAAACTCAAATTCTCATACTCTTCCTTTGAAGTAAGTTTGACCAAATGAGGCACGCCTGTATCAAATAGATTCCACTCTCCAAAACTCCCCAAATACTTATATTCACCCAATACACTCTTAACACGATAAGGATAAGTTTGATTAAGGATTTCAATCCCTATCTTCCCCGCACCACTTAGAAAATGATGCACTCTAGGAGCAAAAGAGTGCAAAAACGAATACAACCCTACGCAACGACTTGCATTGCCACACATTGAGGCTTCAGATCCATCGCTATTATAAAATTTCCATTGATAATCATATTGCTCATGAGGAGACACAACAACCAATCCATCTGCTCCAATCCCCTCAAATCGATGACATAAAAGCCTAGCAAGAAATGAAAGATCAAAATGATCACAAAGTGCATCATCAACATCATTTGTAAACCCACAATGAGTGATTAAGAAGTCATTGCCACTTGCACTGTATTTTTCAAATATTATTTTTTGCATATCACTCCTTGACTTTATTGCTCTTTAAAAACATATAAATGACTTTGTGATTTGGGGATTGTTTTGGTTTTGGGAAGATCTAAAACCCTATATTTCTCCTCATACTCAAGATAAACAAGTGTAATTTCATCTCCCACTTTTACCTCTTTTGCACTTTTTGAAGGCTTCCCATTGAGCAACACAACACCATGATCACACATATCCTGTGCGATACTGCGACGCTTAAGAATATTGGTGCTATTTAGAAATTTATCTAATCGCATTAGCGAATCCTTTTTTGATTTTTTGTATTGATTTTAATGATTTTAGAAGCTTTTCCTTCAAACAATCCTCTTTTATCCCATACAACAACATCAGCAACACTCTGAGCAAAAGCATCATCATAGGCCTTTTGTGTCATATTGGCACTTGAAGAATAAAACCAACCAAAGGATGATAAAAACTCAAGATGCTCCTCATTGTGTACAACTCGCAGTGCCTGACCATTGGGATAAATAAAGGTTGTTTTTTTGGATCGACGGACTTGATTTTTATATTTTTGTGGAACACGGACAAAAGTTTGCAGTCTCTCAAGAGAATCAACCTCAATTAGAACTTTTTGATTTCCCCTTTGTTTTGTTTGATTGATTTTTTGGGAATCTTGGCACAAAAATCCAACAGTTGTATCGCTTTGTGCCAAAAAAAGAGGCGTCATTTATTTTTCAAAAAGTCTTGAATTGCTTTTGCTTTATAAGGGCTTTGAGTACTGATTGCACGAATTGCACTGCAAGCAGATTTCGCTTCTTGAATGGTTGTAAAATAAGGCACGAAGGATTTCAAGACTTGCTCTCTAAGAAGCTTTGTATCCATTTTATTACTTCGCTCATCACTACTATTAATCACCATTGCTACCTCGTGATTAGCAAGCGCATCTTG
The DNA window shown above is from Helicobacter kayseriensis and carries:
- a CDS encoding catalase family peroxidase; amino-acid sequence: MKKSLRIAIVAFLCAVGLGYANEVYDAQRIAEIFKQLNGDPQKPKQKVNHAKGFCASGSFIPEKNIASLVDVPMLVEGELSAELRYSLGGAMMSDKSKTRGLALKLQGKDEVWTMVMLGTEINFARTPEEFGQFFEMRLPVNGKVDQEKIKRLMQEVDSYRKFAEYTAMMGVTPSVAHTAYFSIHTFYFKDKESGKMIPARWKFVPTEGVKYFSEEELKKVKNAFLEEDFKVRIKKAPIVYQMYLVYANEGDSVNDTTALWSGKHREVLVGTLRVDGYQEKQCDGAVYFPSELPQGVGAPQDPLFDLRNETYGITFGFRQDN
- the uvrA gene encoding excinuclease ABC subunit UvrA, which translates into the protein MKETIKIFGAKENNLKNIQLEIPKNKLVVFTGLSGSGKSTLAFDTLYAEGQRRYIESLSSYARQFLDKVGKPNVDKIEGLTPAIAIDQKTTSKNPRSTVGTITEIYDYLRLLYARIGNQHCHLCGKPISHMTQTDIISQVLDLPKDSKLIIFAPLIKDKKGTFADKLEALRQKGIIRAFIDGVIVRLDEEISLSKTKKHTIKAVIDRVVLNEENHTRIAQGVEKALRESFGEVEIEIQGDEGAKNLHFSEHFACFDCKVSFEPLEPLAFSFNSPKGACEDCGGLGMKYSLDLKKILNRSMPLGEGGIKFIFGFNRSYYSHLFEAFCAKQKIKLSQTFDELSKSQQDALLYGNSQEVEFQWRGSALSRPWNGILKIAYDMLKDEKDLADFMSEKSCPSCHGYRLKPQSLSVQVAGKRISEVLSMPLQECYEFFVNEDHFAYLSSQETMIATPILKEIRERLFFLYDVGLGYLTLGRDARTISGGESQRIRIASQIGSGLTGVMYVLDEPSIGLHERDTLKLIRTLRNLQEKGNTVIVVEHDKETILQADFVVDIGPGAGVNGGEVVFAGSVEELLKQNTLTAKYLNGKKQIAYPHQRKQEKFLEICGVNINNIKDLSVQIPLSNFVCVTGVSGSGKSSLILQTLLPVAQELLNHSKKIQKCDGVSIKGLEHLDKVIYLDQSPIGRTPRSNPATYTGVMDDIRALFAEVKEAKVRGYNVGRFSFNVKGGRCEKCQGEGEIKIEMHFLPDVMVKCDSCQGTRYNAQTLEIRYRDKSIAQVLDMSVDDALVFFSKVPKIAQKLQTLQDVGLGYITLGQNATTLSGGEAQRIKLAKELSRKDTGKTLYILDEPTTGLHFADVDRLTKVLHHLVSLGNSAVVIEHNLDMIKNADYIIDIGPEGGDKGGKVLDCGSVEHIAKNASKSGSYTGQFLAKEIGLVK
- a CDS encoding tetratricopeptide repeat protein, with translation MKKVYKLWFLLMAFAIALESANPYLPSNKNSEFAKNNPYLEKKKKKSHITSTHGKPVPKYQLLPPITAKTPPPPTPKKPRKIIDEDGNIVEEKIEPPKPLTPQELELKDAQLRCYAEDGAWCWKVGMYFFEGKVVKQDYESAFDAFEAGCLKKNGGACYSMGYMYEFGRGDVPYDSKKALDLYLKSCNYGYNLGCEAYRRLR
- the dapF gene encoding diaminopimelate epimerase translates to MQKIIFEKYSASGNDFLITHCGFTNDVDDALCDHFDLSFLARLLCHRFEGIGADGLVVVSPHEQYDYQWKFYNSDGSEASMCGNASRCVGLYSFLHSFAPRVHHFLSGAGKIGIEILNQTYPYRVKSVLGEYKYLGSFGEWNLFDTGVPHLVKLTSKEEYENLSLEDMRVLRKQYDANVNIAFCENETFVIKTYERGVEGITLACGTGMASLVALLHYFHGQDQDFLMIPPSKEVLKFYIEGKVISFEGEVKKIAECEVNLNDFGVEI
- a CDS encoding RNA-binding S4 domain-containing protein, whose amino-acid sequence is MRLDKFLNSTNILKRRSIAQDMCDHGVVLLNGKPSKSAKEVKVGDEITLVYLEYEEKYRVLDLPKTKTIPKSQSHLYVFKEQ
- a CDS encoding Sua5 YciO YrdC YwlC family protein is translated as MTPLFLAQSDTTVGFLCQDSQKINQTKQRGNQKVLIEVDSLERLQTFVRVPQKYKNQVRRSKKTTFIYPNGQALRVVHNEEHLEFLSSFGWFYSSSANMTQKAYDDAFAQSVADVVVWDKRGLFEGKASKIIKINTKNQKRIR